Proteins from one Streptosporangium becharense genomic window:
- the mrdA gene encoding penicillin-binding protein 2, with amino-acid sequence MIRMRGRLVVLQVLVVSLMTLLAARLWQVQVVRGAEYVAAATETRTRDVVVPAVRGQILDSAGRPLVRNRTTLVVSVDRTRLNRMEGNGRTVLDRLAKVLGRRTAELRERIRACGPGVARPCWPGSPYQPIPIDDDVTTREALQILERQEEFPGVTAEVQAVREYPGDSAGAQALGYLQPITQEELERRDGLRAAFSGVDLVGRDGLESVYDVPLRGTPGMRRVQVDRLGKVIGVERQVPPVPGDTLITSIDAKVQAAAEKALAEAMKSAPRADGAAAVVLDARTSRVIALASAPTYDPAVWTGGISETQYQRLLSDKAGRPLVSRAIKGEFAPGSTFKVSSVAAMLRDGYPLHGKYSCPGSFMVGDRPFNNFRGIGLGTLTLHTALVKSCDTIFYRAAYEQWLRDGGLHPKGRTKEPMAAMARAFGFGRPTGIDLPGESPGRIPDRAWKKQLWSVTKDENCRRARTGYPEAARSSPSRAAFLKRLAYENCLEGYQWRPGDAANFSIGQGDVLVTPLQLAAAYAALVGDGRLRSPRVGWALVRPDGTKVKEIEVPVVGRLPLSAGERAYIKGALSEVASDGTAAGAFSGFPMDEVKIGGKTGTAEVYGKADTSWFASFAPTDKPRFVIVAMVSQGGMGGQTAAPAVRKIYEAIFGFAPDGKRTAPLLPGGRPAAEPPMIERDGTVAR; translated from the coding sequence CGAACCCGCGATGTGGTCGTTCCGGCGGTGCGCGGGCAGATCCTCGACTCCGCCGGGCGTCCGCTGGTGCGCAACCGGACCACGTTGGTCGTCTCGGTCGACCGTACGCGCCTGAACCGGATGGAGGGCAACGGCAGGACGGTGCTCGACCGGCTGGCCAAGGTGCTCGGCCGCCGTACCGCCGAGTTGCGCGAGCGGATCAGGGCATGCGGGCCGGGTGTGGCCCGGCCGTGCTGGCCCGGTTCGCCCTACCAGCCGATCCCGATCGACGACGACGTCACCACCCGTGAGGCCCTGCAGATCCTGGAGCGCCAGGAGGAGTTCCCCGGGGTGACGGCCGAGGTCCAGGCCGTACGGGAGTATCCGGGCGACAGCGCGGGCGCGCAGGCGCTGGGTTACCTGCAACCGATCACGCAGGAGGAGCTGGAGCGGCGCGACGGCCTCCGGGCGGCGTTCTCCGGGGTGGACCTGGTCGGCCGGGACGGCCTGGAGTCGGTGTACGACGTGCCGCTGCGCGGGACACCGGGGATGCGGCGGGTGCAGGTCGACCGGCTCGGCAAGGTCATCGGGGTGGAGCGGCAGGTGCCCCCGGTTCCCGGTGACACGCTCATCACCAGCATCGACGCCAAGGTGCAGGCCGCGGCGGAGAAGGCGCTGGCCGAGGCCATGAAGAGCGCTCCCAGGGCCGACGGCGCGGCGGCGGTGGTGCTGGACGCGAGGACCAGCCGGGTCATCGCGCTGGCCAGCGCGCCGACGTATGACCCGGCGGTCTGGACCGGGGGGATCTCCGAGACGCAGTACCAGCGTCTGCTGTCCGACAAGGCGGGCAGGCCGCTGGTGTCGCGGGCCATCAAGGGGGAGTTCGCACCCGGCTCGACCTTCAAGGTGTCGTCGGTGGCGGCGATGCTGCGCGACGGGTACCCGTTGCACGGCAAGTACTCCTGCCCGGGGTCGTTCATGGTGGGCGACCGGCCGTTCAACAACTTCCGCGGCATCGGGCTGGGCACGCTCACCCTGCACACGGCGCTGGTGAAGTCCTGCGACACGATCTTCTATCGGGCGGCCTACGAGCAGTGGTTGCGCGATGGCGGGTTGCACCCCAAGGGGAGGACGAAGGAACCGATGGCGGCCATGGCGCGGGCCTTCGGGTTCGGCAGGCCGACGGGCATCGACCTGCCGGGCGAGTCTCCCGGGCGGATCCCCGACCGCGCCTGGAAGAAACAGTTGTGGTCGGTCACCAAGGACGAGAACTGCAGGCGGGCCAGGACGGGCTATCCCGAGGCGGCCAGGAGCAGCCCGAGCAGGGCCGCCTTCCTCAAGCGGCTGGCGTACGAGAACTGCCTGGAGGGCTACCAGTGGCGGCCGGGTGACGCGGCCAACTTCTCCATCGGGCAGGGGGACGTGCTGGTGACGCCGTTGCAGCTGGCGGCGGCCTACGCCGCGCTGGTCGGTGACGGCAGGCTGCGCAGCCCCCGGGTGGGGTGGGCACTGGTGCGTCCCGACGGCACCAAGGTCAAGGAGATCGAGGTACCGGTGGTGGGCAGGCTGCCGCTGTCGGCCGGTGAGCGGGCCTACATCAAGGGGGCGTTGAGCGAGGTGGCCTCCGACGGCACCGCGGCGGGTGCGTTCTCCGGGTTCCCCATGGACGAGGTCAAGATCGGCGGCAAGACCGGGACCGCCGAGGTCTACGGCAAGGCCGACACCTCGTGGTTCGCCTCGTTCGCCCCGACGGACAAGCCGCGGTTCGTGATCGTGGCCATGGTGTCCCAGGGCGGGATGGGCGGTCAGACCGCGGCTCCCGCGGTGCGGAAGATCTACGAGGCCATCTTCGGCTTCGCACCCGACGGGAAACGGACCGCCCCCCTCCTACCCGGCGGACGCCCGGCCGCCGAACCTCCGATGATCGAGCGGGACGGGACGGTGGCCCGATGA